One genomic region from Amphiprion ocellaris isolate individual 3 ecotype Okinawa chromosome 20, ASM2253959v1, whole genome shotgun sequence encodes:
- the slc7a14a gene encoding probable cationic amino acid transporter, with the protein MSGLVGKLDPRRIQWGSTWNTFASRVLRTKPVESMLDSAMSGTSSHGTRLARVLSTVDLVSLGVGSCVGTGMYVVSGLVAKEMAGPGVIVSFIIAAVASILSGVCYAEFGVRVPKTTGSAYTYSYVTVGECVAFFIGWNLILEYLIGTAAGASALSSMADSLANHSISNFMISHIGTLNGLGKGEQSYPDLLALLIALLVTVIVALGVKNSVGFNNVLNVINLVVWVFMMIAGLFFVNGENWDEGRFLPFGWSGVMQGAATCFYAFIGFDIIATTGEEAKSPNTSIPYAITASLITCLTAYVSVSVILTLMVPYNEIDADAPLMEMFAMHGCMFAKYIVAVGSIAGLTVSLLGSLFPMPRVIYAMAGDGLLFKFLANVSSYTETPVVACVVSGFLAALLSLLVSLRDLIEMMSIGTLLAYTLVSLCVLLLRYQPEGDIHGFVNFLSEEQNNKRKEGVLAECEKDACSPTSEADEYGGPPTNTCGAKNLPSLGDNEMLIGKPDKNAYAASHPNYGTVDMTTGIEAEESEGGMSRRLKKLIGPRYYTLRIRLGLPGKMDRPTVATGKTVTVCVLLLFIFIFAFCSFIIFGASSIGEGRWWALLLLVFFILFIALLIIIILQQPENPKRLPYMAPCVPFVPASAMLVNIYLMLKLSAITWIRFSIWCLVGVLIYFGYGMWNSTLEITARENEVHASTYQRYGQGVDEGFCGFDDDFYPPTTEPWGAPEGGSGLTPPPEVKPESDGMPSKGRTVANRALAEEDPMDF; encoded by the exons ATGAGTGGCCTGGTAGGGAAGCTGGACCCTCGCAGGATACAGTGGGGCTCGACATGGAACACCTTTGCGTCCCGCGTCCTGCGGACCAAACCTGTGGAGTCCATGCTGGATTCGGCCATGTCGGGCACCAGCTCGCATGGGACCAGGCTGGCCCGGGTGTTGTCCACGGTGGACCTGGTGTCGCTGGGTGTCGGCAGCTGCGTCGGGACAGGGATGTACGTGGTCTCGGGGCTGGTTGCCAAGGAGATGGCCGGCCCCGGGGTCATCGTGTCCTTCATTATCGCCGCTGTGGCCTCCATACTGTCAG gAGTGTGCTACGCAGAGTTTGGCGTGCGCGTGCCTAAGACCACAGGTTCGGCCTACACCTACAGCTACGTGACCGTGGGCGAGTGCGTGGCTTTTTTCATTGGCTGGAACTTGATCCTGGAGTATCTGATTGGCACGGCGGCGGGGGCGTCGGCTCTCAGCAGCATGGCGGACTCGCTGGCCAATCACAGCATCAGCAACTTCATGATTTCACACATTGGGACGCTCAATGGTTTGG GCAAAGGAGAGCAATCGTACCCAGACCTGCTGGCGCTGCTGATAGCACTGCTGGTGACGGTGATTGTGGCTTTGGGAGTGAAGAACTCTGTGGGCTTCAACAACGTGCTAAACGTCATCAACCTCGTAGTGTGGGTGTTCATGATGATCGCCGGGCTGTTCTTTGTCAACGGAGAGAACTGGGACGAGGGGAGATTCCTGCCCTTTGGCTGGTCAGGG GTGATGCAGGGTGCAGCCACATGCTTCTATGCCTTCATCGGATTTGACATCATTGCCACAACAGGAGAAGAGGCCAAGAGTCCCAACACCTCCATCCCGTATGCCATCACTGCCTCACTCATCACCTGCCTCACTGCCTACGTTTCT GTTTCTGTGATACTGACACTGATGGTGCCGTATAATGAGATCGATGCAGACGCTCCACTGATGGAGATGTTCGCCATGCATGGCTGTATGTTTGCAAAGTATATTGTGGCAGTAGGATCTATAGCTGGACTGACTGTATCTCTCCTGGGGTCCCTGTTCCCGATGCCCAGGGTCATCTACGCCATGGCTGGGGACGGCCTGTTGTTTAA gttCCTGGCCAATGTGTCTTCCTACACAGAGACCCCAGTTGTAGCCTGTGTGGTGTCAGGATTCCTAGCTGCTCTGTTGTCCCTCCTGGTCAGCCTTAGAGACCTCATAGAGATGATGTCTATAGGAACCCTGCTGGCCTATACCCTG GTGAGCCTCTGTGTCCTTCTGTTACGTTACCAACCTGAAGGCGACATCCACGGCTTCGTCAACTTCCTGTCTGAGGAGCAGAATAACAAGAGGAAGGAAGGCGTCCTGGCCGAGTGCGAGAAAGACGCCTGCTCTCCAACCAGTGAAGCTGATGAATATGGAGGTCCGCCCACTAACACCTGCGGAGCCAAAAACCTGCCGTCGCTGGGTGACAACGAGATGCTGATCGGCAAACCAGATAAGAACGCGTACGCTGCCAGCCACCCCAACTACGGCACGGTGGATATGACCACTGGCATCGAAGCAGAGGAGTCAGAAGGCGGGATGTCCCGGCGGTTGAAAAAGCTGATCGGACCACGTTATTATACTCTGAGGATCCGACTCGGCCTACCTGGAAAAATGGACCGACCGACTGTAGCCACCGGCAAAACGGTCACcgtgtgtgtgctgctgctcttcatcttcatcttcgcTTTCTGCTCCTTTATCATTTTCG gCGCGAGTAGTATCGGGGAGGGTCGCTGGTGGGCATTGCTGCTGTTAGTCTTCTTCATTCTCTTCATCGCCCTGctgatcatcatcatcctccagcAGCCAGAGAACCCTAAGCGGCTGCCCTACATGGCTCCCTGTGTGCCCTTCGTACCTGCTTCAGCCATGCTGGTCAATATCTACCTCATGCTTAAACTGTCTGCCATCACCTGGATTCGATTTTCAATCTGGTGTCTTGTAG GTGTGCTCATCTACTTCGGCTACGGCATGTGGAACAGCACGCTGGAGATCACGGCCAGAGAGAACGAGGTTCACGCCTCCACCTACCAGCGCTATGGCCAAGGCGTGGACGAGGGCTTCTGTGGCTTCGATGACGACTTCTACCCGCCTACCACTGAACCCTGGGGCGCTCCGGAGGGCGGATCGGGGCTTACCCCTCCTCCCGAGGTGAAACCAGAAAGTGACGGGATGCCGTCGAAAGGCCGAACCGTTGCCAATCGTGCCCTCGCCGAGGAGGATCCAATGGATTTCTGA